A single genomic interval of Fructobacillus americanaquae harbors:
- a CDS encoding MFS transporter, producing MADVSPMQNTEVLHHKHFSKNQKLTLWSTTAGFGLENMDVMFISFALSSIIASLHISNFAGGLIATIFSIGTLVGGLSFGMLADQFGRARIFTSTLVIVALATAGMYFAHNIWILYALRFIVGAGTGAEYSAGVTMVAEAFTGKKIGRLMSIVQIGGQGGSILAALAAAVIIPRWGWNALFLVGLLPVAFAFLIRIHLKDSQEFEQAKEQRRANQQETIRVPLLAVFQTPAMALQTIGLILMMMVQTGGYYGLMNWLPKIMQKQLGLSISSSSMWMIATIVGMSLGMYAFGFILDYFGPRWAFGIFLVVAAASVYLIPMANNAWSLLLIMMMVGFFSNGMYGGYGVVVSRLYGIDVRVTANSVVSCVGKLFGGFFPALIGLMMDKTSLSVVMVFFSAIYLFSFLIMLLIPALGKKTQF from the coding sequence ATGGCAGATGTTTCCCCTATGCAGAACACAGAGGTTTTGCATCACAAGCATTTTTCTAAAAATCAGAAGTTAACGCTATGGTCGACAACGGCTGGTTTTGGACTTGAGAATATGGATGTCATGTTCATTTCCTTTGCTTTATCTTCAATCATCGCATCTTTGCACATTAGCAATTTTGCGGGTGGGTTGATTGCCACAATTTTTTCAATTGGAACGTTGGTCGGTGGCTTGAGCTTTGGAATGTTGGCTGATCAATTTGGTCGTGCACGGATTTTTACGAGTACATTGGTCATTGTCGCATTGGCAACAGCCGGAATGTACTTTGCCCATAATATTTGGATTTTATATGCGTTACGCTTTATTGTTGGTGCAGGAACCGGTGCCGAATATAGTGCCGGCGTGACAATGGTGGCCGAAGCATTTACGGGAAAGAAAATCGGGCGTTTGATGTCCATCGTGCAAATTGGTGGACAAGGTGGGTCAATCTTGGCTGCCCTTGCAGCGGCAGTAATCATTCCTCGTTGGGGCTGGAATGCTTTGTTCTTAGTCGGCCTTTTGCCGGTTGCGTTTGCATTTTTGATTCGAATCCACCTGAAGGACAGTCAAGAATTTGAGCAAGCCAAAGAACAGCGACGGGCCAATCAGCAAGAAACAATCCGCGTCCCCCTTTTAGCAGTTTTTCAAACGCCGGCGATGGCTCTGCAAACAATCGGACTGATTTTGATGATGATGGTTCAAACAGGTGGTTACTACGGCTTAATGAACTGGTTGCCTAAGATTATGCAAAAGCAATTAGGTCTCTCCATTTCGTCATCTTCAATGTGGATGATTGCTACCATTGTCGGCATGTCTTTGGGCATGTATGCCTTTGGTTTCATTTTAGATTACTTTGGTCCACGGTGGGCCTTTGGCATTTTCTTGGTTGTTGCAGCCGCTTCCGTTTATTTGATTCCAATGGCCAATAACGCTTGGTCATTACTATTGATTATGATGATGGTGGGCTTTTTCTCTAATGGTATGTATGGTGGTTACGGTGTTGTTGTTTCCCGATTGTATGGGATTGATGTCCGTGTGACCGCTAATTCTGTTGTTTCATGTGTTGGAAAACTCTTTGGCGGCTTCTTTCCGGCCTTGATTGGTTTGATGATGGATAAGACATCACTTTCAGTGGTCATGGTGTTCTTCTCAGCCATTTATCTTTTTTCTTTCTTGATTATGCTACTGATTCCAGCATTAGGTAAGAAAACTCAATTTTAA
- a CDS encoding NADPH-dependent F420 reductase, with protein MNVTVFGKGNIGSAVGAQLEKAGNQVDYVTTEHKVDTVADLVILAVPYSALTSIAKEYQQKFAGKTIVETTNPVNFKTFDSLDVPADSSATAQLQADLPDSHVLKAFNTIFAANIVSGKVGNNPVEVLTAGDNKDSKELLQKAFQGSDLDVVDAGALRRARELESIGFLQMTLAVTKQIAWTGGFAVIK; from the coding sequence ATGAATGTTACTGTTTTTGGTAAAGGAAATATCGGTTCAGCCGTTGGCGCTCAATTAGAAAAAGCCGGCAACCAAGTCGACTACGTGACAACAGAACATAAGGTAGACACGGTTGCTGATTTAGTTATTTTGGCTGTTCCTTACAGCGCATTGACAAGCATTGCCAAAGAATACCAACAAAAATTTGCCGGCAAAACAATTGTTGAAACTACCAACCCTGTTAATTTTAAAACTTTTGACAGCTTGGACGTTCCAGCCGACTCTTCAGCAACTGCCCAATTACAAGCTGATTTACCAGACAGTCACGTCTTAAAAGCCTTTAATACCATCTTTGCGGCCAACATCGTATCTGGTAAAGTTGGCAATAACCCTGTTGAAGTTTTGACTGCTGGTGATAACAAGGACAGCAAAGAATTGTTGCAAAAAGCCTTTCAGGGAAGCGACCTTGACGTTGTTGATGCCGGAGCTTTGCGTCGTGCCCGTGAATTAGAATCAATTGGTTTCTTGCAAATGACCTTAGCCGTTACCAAGCAAATTGCTTGGACTGGTGGTTTCGCCGTGATCAAATAA
- a CDS encoding rod shape-determining protein has product MARDIGIDLGTANVLIYVEGEGVVLNEPSVVAVDDKTDRVLAVGAEAYRMVGRTPGNIRAVRPLKDGVISDFDITEAMLTYFVNKLNVKGFMSKPNIMICAPTNISEIERKAIIQAAEKAGGAKVYLDYEPKVAAIGAGLDIFKPVGSMVIDMGGGTSDIAILSLGDIVVSESIRVAGDRMNTDIVNYLKREHGLIVGERSAETIKIEIGSALKSDTPKTMTVRGRDNFEGMPQTITVNSNEIEEALHDTLVQIADAAHLALSKLPPELAADIIDRGVMLTGGGALLDGMDKFIADRLTVPVFVSESPLDNVAKGTGALLEHMMTKK; this is encoded by the coding sequence ATGGCAAGAGATATTGGAATTGATTTGGGAACCGCCAACGTTTTGATTTACGTTGAAGGCGAAGGTGTGGTCCTTAATGAACCTTCCGTTGTCGCCGTTGACGACAAGACTGACCGTGTTTTGGCCGTTGGGGCTGAAGCCTACCGGATGGTTGGTCGGACACCCGGAAACATTCGGGCCGTTCGTCCTTTGAAGGATGGAGTCATTTCTGACTTCGATATTACAGAAGCGATGTTGACTTACTTTGTTAACAAATTGAACGTCAAAGGCTTTATGTCAAAGCCAAACATCATGATCTGTGCACCAACAAACATTAGTGAAATTGAACGTAAGGCAATTATTCAAGCCGCTGAAAAGGCTGGTGGTGCTAAGGTTTATTTGGATTACGAGCCAAAGGTTGCTGCTATTGGTGCTGGTTTAGATATCTTTAAGCCAGTTGGTTCAATGGTAATTGATATGGGTGGTGGAACTTCTGATATCGCCATCTTGTCATTGGGTGACATTGTTGTTTCAGAATCAATCCGGGTTGCCGGTGATCGCATGAACACTGATATCGTCAATTACTTGAAGCGTGAACATGGTTTGATTGTTGGTGAGCGTTCAGCAGAAACCATTAAGATTGAAATTGGTTCTGCCTTGAAGTCAGATACGCCAAAGACGATGACTGTTCGTGGCCGTGACAACTTTGAAGGCATGCCACAAACGATTACTGTTAACTCAAACGAAATTGAAGAAGCCTTGCATGACACGTTGGTTCAAATTGCTGACGCTGCCCACTTGGCTTTGTCAAAGTTGCCACCTGAACTGGCTGCTGACATCATCGACCGTGGTGTGATGTTGACCGGTGGAGGTGCATTGCTCGATGGCATGGATAAGTTTATTGCCGATCGTTTGACAGTTCCTGTTTTTGTTTCAGAATCACCATTGGACAACGTGGCCAAGGGAACTGGGGCATTGTTGGAACACATGATGACGAAAAAATAA
- a CDS encoding YigZ family protein, producing the protein MEPFYLLAENDYSWQQTIKKSDFIVSFFRIESEEQAQTYIDQISKKHHKATHNVFAYVIGDNDEIKRYSDNGEPSGTAGVPMLEVLQKRQVHNILAIITRYFGGIKLGAGGLIRAYAGTVAQGLDEAGLVERLWREKIQIDIDYQNNDQLTYWLKQEDYPVFATDFDTAVHHQVAVAPDQVKAFEEELKNRFAGQVSFQKISETYLEIPAK; encoded by the coding sequence ATGGAGCCTTTTTACCTACTCGCTGAGAATGATTATTCCTGGCAACAAACAATCAAAAAATCAGACTTTATCGTTTCTTTCTTTCGCATCGAATCTGAAGAACAGGCACAGACCTACATCGACCAGATTTCCAAAAAACACCACAAGGCAACTCACAATGTCTTTGCCTATGTCATTGGGGACAACGATGAAATTAAGCGCTATTCGGACAACGGTGAGCCTTCTGGGACGGCTGGGGTTCCGATGCTTGAAGTCTTGCAGAAACGTCAGGTTCACAATATTTTGGCCATTATTACCCGCTACTTCGGAGGAATTAAGCTTGGCGCGGGTGGGTTAATCCGAGCCTATGCCGGAACCGTTGCCCAAGGGTTAGATGAGGCCGGTTTGGTTGAACGCCTTTGGCGCGAAAAAATTCAAATTGATATTGATTACCAAAATAATGATCAACTGACTTATTGGTTGAAGCAAGAAGATTACCCAGTCTTTGCCACTGATTTCGACACCGCCGTCCACCACCAAGTAGCGGTTGCACCGGATCAGGTAAAAGCCTTTGAGGAAGAACTGAAAAACCGCTTTGCCGGCCAGGTTTCTTTTCAGAAAATCAGTGAAACATACTTGGAAATTCCCGCAAAGTAG
- a CDS encoding FtsW/RodA/SpoVE family cell cycle protein: MQRIASHKTDRPSASELDWGMILILILLMLIGLYSLYFAILNGGKGASPIRAVIMQIVYWIAGGVMIAFIMHFDAFQLWRLAPFLYAISFILLIAVLIFYNRALYANAGAKSWIVIGPVSIQPAEFVKPFYIVMLAKIVASHNRLYPTHQVDSDWLLIAKIAGCFLPLAFLIALQNDLGTLLVFMAITAGIVVVSGITWRILGPVFAGVGVLGGGMIFLVASTIGRSILGTLGFQSYQFARIDAWLHPGQDTSNTGYQTYQNLKAIGSGQLFGSGFGNMKVFVPVRESDMIFSVMGESFGFIGGAFLISLYFFLIYRMIKATFKAKNAFYAYIAAGVIMMVLFHVFENIGMNIGLLPLTGIPLPFISQGGSSLVSNMIGVGLIMSMSYQQQSRTFNDSNEFNL, encoded by the coding sequence ATGCAGCGTATCGCATCACATAAAACCGACCGGCCATCTGCTTCAGAGTTGGATTGGGGCATGATTTTAATTTTAATCTTGCTGATGTTAATTGGTCTGTACTCCTTGTACTTTGCTATTTTAAACGGTGGTAAAGGTGCCTCACCGATTAGAGCTGTTATTATGCAGATTGTTTACTGGATTGCTGGTGGCGTGATGATTGCTTTCATTATGCATTTTGATGCCTTCCAGCTCTGGCGATTAGCACCCTTTCTTTATGCCATATCCTTTATTTTACTGATTGCCGTTCTGATTTTTTATAATCGGGCTTTGTATGCGAATGCGGGTGCTAAGTCATGGATTGTTATTGGACCTGTTTCGATTCAGCCGGCGGAATTTGTAAAACCATTTTATATCGTGATGTTAGCGAAAATTGTCGCTAGTCATAACCGTTTGTACCCAACCCACCAGGTTGATTCCGATTGGTTGTTAATTGCTAAGATTGCCGGATGCTTCTTACCATTGGCCTTCTTAATCGCCTTACAAAACGATTTGGGGACACTTCTCGTCTTTATGGCCATCACGGCTGGAATTGTCGTTGTTTCCGGCATTACCTGGCGGATTTTGGGGCCAGTCTTTGCGGGTGTGGGCGTCTTAGGCGGTGGTATGATTTTCTTAGTGGCTTCGACAATTGGTCGAAGCATTCTGGGAACATTAGGTTTCCAGTCTTACCAATTTGCTCGAATTGATGCCTGGTTGCATCCAGGCCAAGATACCTCAAATACTGGTTATCAGACGTATCAAAACTTGAAAGCTATCGGATCTGGTCAACTGTTTGGGTCTGGGTTTGGTAATATGAAAGTCTTTGTGCCTGTTCGTGAATCGGATATGATTTTCTCAGTAATGGGCGAGTCCTTTGGCTTCATTGGAGGCGCCTTCTTAATTTCCTTATACTTCTTTTTGATTTATCGCATGATTAAGGCAACGTTTAAGGCTAAAAACGCCTTTTATGCTTATATTGCTGCCGGTGTGATTATGATGGTTTTGTTCCACGTCTTTGAAAACATTGGTATGAACATTGGTCTCTTACCATTGACAGGAATTCCACTGCCCTTTATTTCACAGGGAGGGTCGTCGCTGGTTTCGAATATGATTGGGGTTGGGCTGATAATGTCGATGTCTTATCAACAACAAAGTAGAACTTTCAACGATTCGAACGAATTTAATTTGTAA
- the tpiA gene encoding triose-phosphate isomerase produces MSAQDRQPFVIANWKINMMPDQVAPYLDTVLPALTGEKEVEVGIAAQDLYLSQMLQAAKGTPLAIVGENSHWEDDGAFTGETSPKALAALGVEYVLIGHFERRKFFNETDETVNLKTLAALRNGLKPIVDLDEDLSVYGHLVPEKVILKQLQAALDGVTAAAMAQVTIAYEPTWAIGSGSAASADQAQEAAALIRQSLANLYNRDLANTIRILYGGSVTPKNAPAFLCQQDIDGILVGKAALDPRQFLTLVDQAKK; encoded by the coding sequence ATGAGTGCGCAGGACCGGCAACCATTTGTCATAGCCAATTGGAAAATTAACATGATGCCGGACCAGGTTGCTCCCTATCTGGATACTGTTTTACCCGCTTTGACAGGTGAGAAGGAAGTTGAAGTTGGCATCGCCGCGCAAGACCTGTATTTAAGCCAGATGTTGCAGGCTGCAAAGGGAACTCCGCTAGCAATTGTTGGTGAAAATTCTCATTGGGAAGATGATGGTGCTTTTACTGGTGAAACGTCACCAAAAGCTTTGGCAGCACTTGGCGTTGAATACGTTTTAATTGGACATTTTGAACGACGAAAGTTTTTTAATGAAACGGATGAGACGGTGAACTTAAAAACGTTAGCAGCGCTGCGCAATGGTTTAAAACCGATTGTCGATTTAGATGAAGACTTGTCGGTTTACGGCCACCTGGTGCCTGAAAAGGTTATCTTAAAGCAGTTACAGGCAGCTCTTGATGGGGTTACGGCAGCCGCAATGGCGCAAGTAACGATTGCTTATGAACCAACATGGGCAATTGGTTCTGGGTCAGCAGCATCGGCTGATCAGGCTCAAGAAGCAGCTGCTTTAATCCGACAAAGCTTAGCTAATTTATACAATCGAGACTTGGCTAATACCATTCGCATTCTGTATGGTGGCTCAGTGACGCCGAAAAACGCACCTGCTTTTTTATGCCAGCAAGACATCGACGGGATCCTGGTCGGTAAGGCCGCCTTGGATCCCAGACAGTTTTTGACCCTGGTGGACCAGGCGAAAAAGTAA
- a CDS encoding bZIP transcription factor — translation MKLFNWSNKKDQQDKEIQTQVDFLQAENDQLLDQVESLKLDISEARSENEHLKEALNRSTFRQGLIKMTIGMATLIVSYALLVLVGERNTNLPWLLLIEAVFLFLMLNRGESK, via the coding sequence ATGAAGTTATTTAATTGGTCGAACAAAAAAGACCAGCAAGACAAAGAAATCCAAACGCAGGTTGATTTCCTGCAGGCTGAAAACGATCAGCTCTTGGACCAAGTTGAGTCCTTAAAGCTCGACATAAGTGAAGCACGTAGTGAAAACGAGCATTTGAAGGAAGCTTTGAATCGGTCAACCTTCCGTCAGGGGTTAATTAAAATGACCATTGGCATGGCCACTTTAATTGTCTCTTATGCGCTTTTGGTTTTGGTTGGAGAGCGCAATACCAACTTGCCCTGGCTATTGTTGATTGAGGCTGTCTTCTTGTTCTTGATGCTGAATCGGGGAGAAAGTAAATGA
- a CDS encoding DUF1146 family protein — MPPLLTLTTTIAAIYFVFYLLRPIDFGKLLPKNPLQAAVLKVVVATSLGFLLATALVSLLNSALQLPGTLLKDF; from the coding sequence ATGCCACCACTTTTGACTTTGACCACAACGATTGCCGCCATCTATTTTGTCTTTTACCTGCTTCGTCCGATTGATTTTGGCAAGTTACTACCAAAAAATCCTTTGCAGGCGGCCGTGCTCAAAGTAGTTGTTGCAACCAGCCTCGGATTTTTGCTGGCGACGGCACTAGTGTCGCTTTTAAATTCAGCCTTACAACTACCAGGAACTCTCCTAAAAGATTTCTAA
- a CDS encoding helicase-related protein — translation MGRVSTNDCLLTIPEPNLFQAKGHLRWDGRLTDQQERVSRDLMASYAKRENRLIWAVTGAGKTEMLFPLIDHALQRQGRVAILTPRVDVVLELAPRLEQAFDCPIQVLYGQHGSRYRYSQLVLATTHQALRFYRAFDLLIIDEVDAFPFRGDGALAYAVLRAQKNQASVVYLTATPTAVLKRLVKQKRLAQSYLPQRFHRGLLPQIQVRRIGNWRKQPPKKLLKAVQFWIGQQNPFLVFVPRVNDLARVFDYLQRFQTINGATVHAADPDRAEKVRDLRSGVYRYLITTTILERGVTLPALEVVILGADDAVFSIAALVQIAGRVGRSQEHPDGLVLALVQEPTFKLRAARQQIADLNSRVKQMGAIPTDSQEDEI, via the coding sequence ATGGGACGGGTTTCGACTAATGACTGCCTGCTCACAATTCCGGAGCCCAATCTCTTTCAAGCTAAAGGTCACCTTAGATGGGATGGGCGGCTGACTGATCAGCAAGAGCGGGTTAGCCGAGATTTGATGGCGAGCTATGCTAAGCGAGAAAATCGGTTAATCTGGGCGGTCACCGGTGCTGGTAAAACGGAGATGCTGTTTCCATTAATTGACCATGCATTGCAGAGACAAGGACGGGTTGCCATTTTGACGCCGAGGGTCGATGTTGTCCTTGAACTAGCGCCACGATTAGAGCAGGCTTTTGATTGCCCAATTCAAGTTCTCTACGGTCAACATGGTAGCCGGTACCGTTATAGCCAGCTGGTTTTAGCGACGACTCATCAGGCGTTACGTTTTTATCGTGCTTTTGACTTATTAATTATCGATGAGGTTGACGCTTTTCCTTTCCGGGGTGATGGTGCATTAGCTTATGCCGTTTTACGGGCACAAAAAAATCAAGCGAGTGTTGTTTATTTGACTGCGACACCAACGGCTGTGTTGAAACGCTTAGTCAAGCAGAAACGATTAGCTCAGTCCTATTTGCCACAGCGTTTCCATCGCGGCCTGTTACCGCAAATTCAGGTTCGCCGGATTGGCAATTGGCGTAAGCAACCACCAAAAAAACTATTAAAGGCGGTTCAATTCTGGATTGGTCAGCAGAACCCCTTTTTGGTTTTCGTGCCACGAGTTAATGATTTAGCGCGAGTATTTGACTATCTGCAACGTTTTCAGACAATTAATGGGGCAACGGTCCATGCTGCTGATCCTGATCGTGCTGAAAAAGTTCGCGATTTGCGGTCAGGAGTCTACCGTTATTTAATCACGACGACGATTTTAGAGCGCGGGGTGACGCTACCGGCCTTGGAAGTAGTGATTTTGGGGGCGGATGATGCTGTTTTTTCAATAGCAGCGCTCGTCCAGATTGCCGGACGGGTGGGACGGTCTCAAGAGCACCCCGATGGTCTGGTTTTAGCACTCGTGCAGGAGCCGACCTTCAAATTACGGGCAGCTCGCCAGCAAATTGCTGATTTGAACAGTCGAGTAAAACAGATGGGTGCCATACCAACAGATAGCCAGGAGGATGAGATTTGA
- a CDS encoding ComF family protein: MNCLLCQEGFQPVVTMGQLVFNRKQAKQLLCPRCLNCFARLKGTLCGGCGRQLVHRIPVEGTQLICPDCQFWQSQGYRLLGHRALYAYDGQLKEYMSRYKFMGDYRLGLVFQKEMRQMIRRLVKERQIDLVIPIPVSKKRLLQRGFNQVEPWLVRSAKAVLEVANHNKVDQSSLDRAKRLKTPQPFAIADNQAALVVGTKILVVDDIYTTGRTLYHAADCLYQAGARFVSSASLAR, encoded by the coding sequence TTGAATTGTTTACTCTGCCAAGAAGGTTTTCAACCAGTAGTCACAATGGGCCAGTTGGTCTTTAATCGAAAGCAAGCCAAGCAGTTGTTGTGCCCGAGATGTTTAAATTGCTTTGCTCGTTTAAAGGGAACGTTGTGTGGTGGATGCGGCCGCCAATTGGTCCATCGAATCCCAGTCGAGGGGACACAACTGATTTGTCCAGATTGCCAGTTCTGGCAAAGTCAGGGTTACCGCCTACTTGGCCATCGAGCCTTGTATGCTTACGATGGGCAATTAAAGGAATACATGTCCCGCTACAAGTTTATGGGGGATTATCGACTGGGCCTCGTGTTTCAAAAGGAAATGCGGCAAATGATTCGACGCCTGGTAAAAGAACGGCAAATCGACCTAGTTATCCCCATCCCGGTAAGTAAGAAGCGGCTTTTGCAGCGGGGGTTCAACCAAGTCGAGCCATGGCTTGTGCGTTCTGCCAAAGCAGTTTTGGAGGTGGCTAATCATAATAAGGTTGACCAATCTAGTTTGGATCGAGCAAAACGGCTCAAGACACCCCAGCCATTTGCCATTGCCGACAATCAAGCTGCATTAGTGGTGGGGACGAAAATCTTGGTTGTTGATGACATTTATACGACTGGACGGACACTTTATCATGCAGCCGACTGCCTTTATCAGGCTGGGGCTCGCTTTGTGTCATCAGCTTCGTTAGCTCGTTAA
- a CDS encoding DUF2969 family protein: MSKKNQSFGVSLVTKDDEIQVLVDDQPIGKIEQNQGSYTGVLGKQVVIASAQSTDEALQAILASFNLYH, translated from the coding sequence ATGAGCAAGAAAAATCAGAGCTTTGGCGTGTCTTTGGTCACAAAGGACGACGAAATCCAGGTTTTGGTTGATGATCAACCAATCGGTAAAATCGAACAAAATCAGGGTAGCTATACTGGTGTTTTAGGCAAGCAGGTTGTCATTGCCAGTGCTCAATCGACCGATGAAGCCTTGCAGGCAATCCTCGCATCATTTAATCTCTACCATTAA
- a CDS encoding GNAT family N-acetyltransferase, which yields MWQIKTFNELSNREIWAMYRARMAVFVVDQHIEYQDVDEQDLTALHVFYEEDDELLAYARIFQKSDDTVTFGRVLTVKKARGKGLGKALVQQLMDVIASRFVQDKIEIEAQQHAIGLYERFGFEAYGDTFLEVGVPHQMMAKKIRKSQKRSE from the coding sequence ATGTGGCAAATTAAAACTTTTAATGAACTCAGCAATCGTGAAATTTGGGCGATGTACCGTGCCAGGATGGCCGTTTTTGTTGTTGACCAGCACATTGAGTACCAAGACGTTGATGAGCAGGATCTAACGGCCCTGCATGTCTTCTATGAAGAAGATGACGAATTGTTGGCTTACGCCCGCATTTTCCAAAAAAGCGATGACACAGTAACCTTTGGCCGGGTACTGACCGTCAAGAAGGCCCGTGGTAAAGGCCTTGGCAAAGCCCTGGTTCAACAATTAATGGATGTGATTGCTTCCCGCTTTGTTCAAGACAAAATTGAAATTGAGGCTCAACAGCATGCAATTGGCCTTTATGAGCGGTTTGGCTTTGAGGCATACGGCGATACTTTTTTGGAAGTTGGCGTCCCGCATCAGATGATGGCTAAAAAAATCAGAAAAAGTCAAAAAAGATCTGAATGA
- the eno gene encoding phosphopyruvate hydratase: MSLISDIIAREVLDSRGNPTVEAEVITEVGGFGRGIVPSGASTGEHEAVELRDGDKNRFGGKGTTKAVANVNDVIAKALVGKFDVTDQRAIDQAMIDLDGTSNKGKLGANAILAVSIAAARAAADELGVPLFSYIGGMNSYVLPTPMMNVINGGAHSDNKVDFQEFMIMPVGAPSIKEAIRYGSETFHELKKLLAADGKATSVGDEGGFAPDFANNEEPLQYLIKAIEAAGYKPGKDIAIAVDVASSELWDADKSKYVLRWSTKEEFSTPDFIKYLEDLADRYPIISIEDPIDENNWDDWAEITKELGKKVQLVGDDFFVTNTEYLAKGIRMGAANSILIKVNQIGTLSETMDAIEMAKEAGYTAIVSHRSGETEDTTIADLVVATNAGQIKTGSMSRTDRIAKYNQLIRIEELLANTAKYKGVHAFYNLSADAREAIQAK, translated from the coding sequence ATGTCTTTGATTTCAGATATCATCGCACGTGAAGTTCTTGATTCACGTGGAAACCCAACAGTCGAAGCTGAAGTTATCACTGAAGTTGGTGGATTTGGCCGCGGAATCGTGCCATCTGGTGCATCAACTGGTGAACACGAAGCTGTCGAATTGCGTGACGGTGACAAGAACCGTTTCGGTGGCAAGGGTACGACTAAGGCCGTTGCTAACGTTAATGATGTAATCGCTAAGGCTTTGGTTGGTAAGTTTGACGTAACTGACCAACGTGCCATCGACCAAGCCATGATTGACTTGGATGGTACTTCTAACAAGGGTAAGTTGGGTGCCAACGCTATCTTGGCCGTTTCAATCGCAGCAGCCCGTGCTGCTGCTGATGAATTGGGTGTTCCTTTGTTCTCATACATTGGTGGCATGAACTCTTACGTTTTGCCTACACCAATGATGAACGTTATCAACGGTGGTGCTCACTCAGATAACAAGGTTGACTTCCAAGAATTCATGATCATGCCTGTTGGTGCTCCTTCAATCAAGGAAGCCATCCGTTATGGTTCAGAAACTTTCCACGAATTGAAGAAGTTGTTGGCCGCTGATGGCAAGGCTACTTCAGTTGGTGATGAAGGTGGGTTTGCCCCTGACTTCGCTAACAACGAAGAACCATTGCAATACTTGATTAAAGCGATTGAAGCTGCTGGTTACAAGCCTGGTAAGGACATCGCCATTGCTGTCGATGTTGCCTCATCAGAATTGTGGGATGCTGACAAGTCAAAGTATGTTTTGCGCTGGTCAACAAAGGAAGAATTCTCAACTCCTGATTTCATTAAGTACTTGGAAGACTTGGCTGACCGTTACCCAATCATTTCAATCGAAGATCCTATCGATGAAAACAACTGGGATGACTGGGCTGAAATCACGAAGGAGCTTGGCAAGAAGGTTCAATTGGTTGGTGACGACTTCTTCGTTACCAACACTGAATACTTGGCTAAGGGAATCCGTATGGGTGCTGCCAACTCAATTTTGATCAAGGTTAACCAAATCGGTACTTTGTCAGAAACAATGGATGCCATCGAAATGGCTAAGGAAGCTGGTTACACGGCGATTGTTTCACACCGTTCAGGTGAAACTGAAGACACTACGATTGCTGACTTGGTTGTTGCTACTAACGCCGGTCAAATCAAGACAGGTTCAATGTCACGTACTGACCGTATCGCCAAGTACAACCAATTGATCCGTATCGAAGAATTGCTTGCTAATACTGCTAAGTATAAGGGTGTTCACGCATTCTACAACTTGTCAGCTGACGCACGCGAAGCAATCCAAGCTAAGTAA